The genomic segment GAGTCCAGAAGCTCAAAAAAGCTCGTGTCCACTGCCTCAAGAAACTATACTCAACAGGTCCAATCATGCGCCATCAAATCTAAATCCACAAGATTTAGCACAGTTATGGGCAGAGCTTAAAGTGCATAATTAAAAGGATTTATAATGAAAAACTATTTACACAGAAAATTACTTGTCGTAAAAAAACAATACAAAGAATTTTTACCCTCAATCGACAATTATCTTTCAACACAGCAAGCAACCTCGACCGAAGATTCTGCAGGCAGCCACAAAGGCGCTCAAGAATATCTACAAAACACATCCTTGAAAAAAAAATTAGACACTCTTTTATCTCAGCTTGATGCCGAACTTTCAAAAAATGAAACCGAAATTTCGTACGCCACATTCATGGAAAAATTAACAACCGCAGATCAATTACTTCATGAATTACATGAAAAAACAAAATCTACCTGGAAAAAAATAATTGATTCTTTTTGGGTGCAACTCGCGTTTGTTTTTTTTATCAAAGCATTTGTAATCGGCTGGTACTGCGTTCCAACCGGTTCAGCTGAACCAAATCTTCTTGTGGGAGACAGATTAATCGCCAATAAAACCGCGTACTGGTTTTCTGATGTTAAACGTGGCGATTTGGCGGTCTTTGATAATCCAGAAGTTCCATACTCAAGTAACTGGATTAAATACTTATGGCAACGTTTTGTTGGGGTAAAAATTGGATTTCTAGGTCTTCCTGAAGGTCCTGATAACTTTGTAAAACGGGTTGTTGGTATTCCTGGCGACATTATTGAAGGGCGCATCGAAGATGGACACCCGGTATTGTACAGAAACGGAAAAAAACTCGATGAACCATGGGTCAATCCGTATCCGTTGATCGCTGTACAAAAAATGAATGGCTTTTTCCCTGCTTCAAACCCAATTATGCGATTCTTTGGAAAATTACGTAATTCACCCGTCCTTTGCGCAGGAATCGGTCTTACAGCAGCTGCTCTTTGGTACATCACAAATCCTGCAGACATCCTGCCTGAATTAGGATTAGAACTCACCGCGGCGGTTGTTGGATTTGCAGCTGCATACGTTCCCCATATCGTTCGATTCTTAGAAATCAGAAAATCAGAAAACTGCAAAGGTCACCCATCGTTTTATACCTTCGACCCAGAAAAATCACTCGATGAACAACCATTTTACAAAATAGAAGAAAAAGAAATTTGCAAAAGCCCATTTACGGGAAAACCATTATTCCGTAGAGCCGGAGAACCAGAGCACTATGATACCTTTATGAAAATGCGCCTACCCGAAGGTAAATATTGGTTACAAGGTGACAGTAGACGCAACAGTCACGACTGCAGAGTATGGGGTCCTGTTGATCGCAGCTTAATTCGCGGTAAAGCAAGCATTATTATGTATTCTATCAACAGTGAAGAAGTCTGGTGGTTGTTTGATATCCTTAAAAATCC from the Candidatus Dependentiae bacterium genome contains:
- the lepB gene encoding signal peptidase I, which translates into the protein MKNYLHRKLLVVKKQYKEFLPSIDNYLSTQQATSTEDSAGSHKGAQEYLQNTSLKKKLDTLLSQLDAELSKNETEISYATFMEKLTTADQLLHELHEKTKSTWKKIIDSFWVQLAFVFFIKAFVIGWYCVPTGSAEPNLLVGDRLIANKTAYWFSDVKRGDLAVFDNPEVPYSSNWIKYLWQRFVGVKIGFLGLPEGPDNFVKRVVGIPGDIIEGRIEDGHPVLYRNGKKLDEPWVNPYPLIAVQKMNGFFPASNPIMRFFGKLRNSPVLCAGIGLTAAALWYITNPADILPELGLELTAAVVGFAAAYVPHIVRFLEIRKSENCKGHPSFYTFDPEKSLDEQPFYKIEEKEICKSPFTGKPLFRRAGEPEHYDTFMKMRLPEGKYWLQGDSRRNSHDCRVWGPVDRSLIRGKASIIMYSINSEEVWWLFDILKNPLSFWSKKLRPERAFTILKNPLPKSEQG